One Sphingomonas limnosediminicola DNA segment encodes these proteins:
- a CDS encoding M28 family metallopeptidase has translation MKTFRLLAASAIALAATQSFAAPAGVSAQRLSEIDKTISSDAFEGRGPATRAETKTINYIVDQYRQAGLQPAGDTVNGKRQWTQVVPLLKSDITGNPQFTLNLGNGQSIQLTQGDQIALKAPLNGQKTINLANTPLLFVGYGVSAPERGWNDFKGQDVRGKLLVVLINDPDFEGGEGDFGGKAMTYYGRWTYKYEQAAKLGAAGVLIVHETDPASYGWNTVKNSNTNTQFDIVRQNPAASHTAFESWIQRPLAQQIFAASDLNFDQAKAQAKTKAFQPIPLKATLTANAQADVSTINSHNVVGYLPGKKYPDETVIYSAHWDHLGIGKPDERGDTIYNGGLDNATGIAQLIEQARAFVREPRTDRSVVFLAVTAEEKGLLGSEYYAQNPLFPASKTVGVLNTDGGSIWGPAKNFTISGSAKLDLLDMLIAEGKKQNRYYSPDPHPEAGHFFRSDHFSFAKVGVPAISFGDGNDLVKGGTARGEALGKEYVTKHYHQPSDEWSPAWDFTGMAQDVQLLHNLGRDLANSRLWPNWAPDAEFRAIRDKSAADRSPDAEPTAVPANAATAPKKGERG, from the coding sequence ATGAAGACATTCCGCCTGCTTGCGGCGAGCGCAATTGCGCTTGCGGCCACTCAATCCTTCGCTGCGCCCGCCGGCGTCAGCGCCCAGCGCCTGTCGGAAATCGACAAGACGATTTCGTCCGACGCATTCGAAGGCCGTGGGCCGGCCACGCGCGCAGAGACCAAGACGATCAACTACATCGTCGACCAATATCGTCAGGCGGGGCTCCAGCCCGCCGGCGACACGGTCAACGGCAAGCGCCAGTGGACGCAGGTCGTCCCGCTGCTGAAGTCGGACATCACCGGCAACCCGCAGTTCACGCTGAACCTCGGCAACGGCCAGTCCATCCAGCTGACGCAGGGCGACCAGATTGCGCTGAAGGCGCCGCTTAACGGCCAGAAGACGATCAACCTCGCCAACACGCCCTTGCTGTTCGTCGGCTACGGCGTCTCGGCGCCGGAACGCGGCTGGAACGACTTCAAGGGCCAGGACGTGCGCGGCAAGCTGCTCGTCGTCCTCATCAACGACCCCGACTTCGAGGGCGGTGAAGGCGACTTCGGCGGCAAGGCGATGACCTATTACGGTCGCTGGACGTACAAGTACGAACAGGCTGCGAAGCTCGGCGCCGCCGGCGTGTTGATCGTCCACGAAACCGATCCCGCTTCCTACGGCTGGAACACGGTCAAGAACTCCAACACGAACACCCAATTCGACATCGTCCGCCAGAACCCGGCAGCCTCGCACACTGCCTTCGAAAGCTGGATTCAGCGCCCGCTCGCGCAACAGATCTTCGCTGCCTCTGACCTCAATTTCGATCAGGCCAAGGCGCAGGCGAAGACCAAAGCGTTCCAGCCGATCCCGCTAAAGGCGACGCTGACCGCGAACGCGCAAGCCGATGTCTCGACCATCAACTCGCACAACGTCGTCGGCTATCTCCCGGGCAAAAAGTATCCGGACGAGACGGTCATCTATAGCGCGCACTGGGATCACCTTGGCATCGGCAAGCCCGACGAGCGCGGCGACACCATCTATAATGGCGGTCTCGACAACGCGACCGGCATCGCCCAGCTGATCGAGCAGGCGCGCGCTTTCGTCCGCGAACCGCGCACCGACCGCTCGGTGGTTTTCCTCGCCGTCACGGCGGAGGAAAAGGGCCTGCTCGGGTCCGAATATTACGCGCAGAACCCGCTTTTCCCGGCAAGCAAGACGGTTGGCGTCCTCAACACGGATGGCGGCTCGATCTGGGGACCGGCGAAGAACTTCACCATCTCGGGCAGCGCCAAGCTCGACCTGCTCGACATGCTGATCGCGGAGGGCAAGAAGCAAAACCGCTACTACAGCCCCGATCCGCACCCGGAAGCCGGCCACTTCTTCCGCTCCGACCACTTCTCCTTCGCCAAGGTCGGCGTCCCGGCGATCAGCTTCGGCGACGGCAACGATCTCGTGAAGGGCGGCACCGCCCGCGGCGAGGCGCTCGGCAAGGAATATGTGACCAAGCACTACCACCAGCCGAGCGACGAATGGTCGCCCGCCTGGGATTTCACCGGCATGGCCCAGGACGTCCAGCTGCTCCACAACCTCGGCCGCGATCTCGCCAATTCGCGCCTGTGGCCGAACTGGGCGCCCGACGCCGAGTTCCGCGCCATCCGCGATAAGTCGGCGGCTGATCGCTCGCCGGACGCTGAGCCGACCGCCGTTCCGGCCAATGCTGCGACTGCGCCGAAGAAGGGCGAACGCGGCTAA
- a CDS encoding glutathione S-transferase family protein: MADLVFFTNPMSRGQTVRWILEEVGQPYDTEILDYATTMKQEPYLSINPMGKVPAIVHKGKVVTEVAAICCYLADAFPEANLAPPPQDRADFYRWIFFTSGPIEAAFSNKAAGWEPTADKQRMFGYGNYDLAINTLERALSSREYLAADHFTAADLFVGANVNFMLNFNLLEKRPTFVDYAKRMTDRPAFKRAKEIDGKLIAEAQAAQAQPA, encoded by the coding sequence ATGGCCGATCTTGTCTTCTTCACCAATCCCATGTCGCGCGGGCAGACGGTCCGCTGGATCCTGGAGGAGGTCGGCCAGCCCTACGACACCGAAATCCTCGATTATGCGACCACCATGAAGCAGGAGCCGTATCTTTCCATCAACCCGATGGGGAAGGTCCCGGCGATCGTGCACAAGGGCAAGGTCGTCACCGAAGTCGCCGCCATCTGCTGCTACCTCGCCGATGCATTCCCGGAAGCAAACCTCGCACCGCCGCCCCAGGATCGCGCGGACTTTTATCGCTGGATTTTCTTCACCTCGGGCCCGATCGAAGCGGCATTCAGCAACAAGGCGGCCGGCTGGGAACCCACGGCCGATAAGCAGCGGATGTTCGGCTACGGCAATTACGACCTTGCCATCAATACGCTTGAGCGGGCGCTGAGCAGCCGCGAATATCTTGCTGCCGACCACTTCACCGCAGCCGACTTGTTTGTCGGTGCAAACGTCAATTTCATGCTCAATTTCAACCTGCTCGAAAAGCGCCCGACGTTCGTCGATTACGCAAAGCGTATGACCGATCGTCCCGCATTCAAACGCGCGAAGGAGATCGACGGCAAGCTCATCGCCGAAGCGCAAGCCGCGCAAGCCCAGCCAGCCTAG
- a CDS encoding dienelactone hydrolase family protein, protein MDDRTRQQAINLYDCFTHDGMERRTFMAEMVKIAGSVAAAELLISGIAASPAAAAITSPDDPHLTTRTQDLPGGYKAYVAEPHTRSLKATVLVIHENRGLNDHIRDVARRVALAGYRAVAPDMLSLSGGTPSNEETARDAIGKLDLGKSVNDAVAIVAELKKSSRGGKIGAVGFCWGGGFVNRLAVAAGSELNVAVPYYGPAPDASEAPKVQSAMVIHDAGLDERVNSTSFPWVNALRAAGKRVRFFLYDGVNHAFNNDTSAERYNKEAADLAWTRTLAAFKRELG, encoded by the coding sequence GTGGACGATCGGACCCGCCAGCAGGCCATAAACCTCTACGACTGCTTCACCCACGACGGCATGGAGCGCCGCACTTTCATGGCCGAGATGGTCAAGATCGCTGGCAGCGTCGCCGCGGCCGAACTCCTGATATCCGGCATCGCTGCCTCCCCTGCCGCAGCCGCGATCACCTCACCCGATGACCCGCACCTGACCACGCGCACGCAGGACCTGCCCGGCGGCTACAAAGCCTATGTCGCCGAGCCGCACACGCGATCGCTGAAGGCGACCGTGCTCGTTATCCACGAAAACCGCGGCCTCAACGACCACATCCGCGACGTCGCTCGCCGCGTCGCGCTGGCCGGCTACCGCGCCGTCGCCCCCGACATGCTTTCCCTGTCCGGCGGCACGCCCTCGAACGAGGAGACCGCCCGCGACGCCATCGGCAAGCTCGACCTCGGCAAGTCGGTCAACGACGCCGTTGCGATCGTCGCCGAGCTCAAGAAGTCGAGCCGCGGCGGCAAAATCGGCGCTGTCGGCTTCTGCTGGGGCGGCGGCTTCGTAAATCGCCTCGCGGTCGCGGCGGGCAGCGAACTCAATGTCGCCGTCCCTTATTACGGCCCCGCGCCCGATGCGTCGGAAGCGCCAAAGGTCCAGTCCGCAATGGTCATCCACGACGCCGGCCTCGACGAACGCGTCAACTCGACGTCGTTCCCCTGGGTCAACGCCCTGCGTGCCGCCGGCAAGCGCGTCCGCTTTTTCCTCTACGATGGCGTAAATCACGCCTTCAACAACGACACCTCTGCCGAGCGCTATAACAAGGAAGCAGCCGACCTGGCCTGGACGCGCACGCTGGCCGCTTTCAAGCGCGAGTTGGGGTGA
- a CDS encoding cold-shock protein, protein MKYFGTVKSFDTDKGHGEIKPETGGNDIRFETSAILWDKSIAPTVGQRLSYDVGHASDRQPCAVNLQTI, encoded by the coding sequence ATGAAATATTTTGGAACCGTCAAGTCGTTCGACACCGACAAGGGCCATGGCGAAATCAAGCCGGAGACCGGCGGCAACGATATCCGCTTCGAAACCAGCGCGATCCTGTGGGACAAATCGATCGCCCCGACGGTCGGCCAGCGCCTGAGCTACGATGTCGGCCATGCCAGCGACCGTCAGCCTTGCGCAGTGAACCTTCAGACCATCTAA
- a CDS encoding cytochrome c: MLTGKKLLVLAPIAACLSFAAAAAQSDEGPPRWAANIARKQQVIMHGVPTQYAQARDTLPDNQAKLRRGRMLFDSHCTACHGWTGQGSGPEAFALVPAPADLEWLARTPRDRSEPYMYWTVAEGGRQFESDMPAFKDRLSKKDIWAIIAYVRAGLPRNSP; encoded by the coding sequence GTGCTGACCGGGAAAAAGCTCCTGGTGCTCGCGCCGATCGCAGCCTGTCTGTCATTCGCCGCGGCGGCCGCGCAATCCGACGAGGGGCCGCCCCGCTGGGCCGCGAACATCGCGCGCAAGCAGCAGGTGATCATGCACGGCGTGCCGACACAGTATGCGCAAGCGCGCGACACCCTTCCCGACAACCAGGCGAAGCTGCGGCGCGGACGGATGCTGTTCGACTCGCATTGCACCGCTTGTCACGGCTGGACCGGTCAGGGCTCGGGACCGGAAGCGTTTGCGCTGGTCCCGGCGCCGGCGGACCTCGAATGGCTTGCGAGAACGCCGCGGGATCGTTCGGAACCCTATATGTATTGGACCGTCGCCGAGGGCGGTCGGCAGTTCGAATCCGATATGCCTGCTTTCAAGGACAGGCTGTCGAAAAAGGACATCTGGGCGATAATCGCCTATGTCCGTGCCGGCCTTCCGCGCAATTCGCCCTAG
- a CDS encoding Bax inhibitor-1/YccA family protein, translating to MAIWQDPRSTTGQNAGVSAATVGVPATRDAGLRSYMLKVYNYMASGVLLTGIVALLFANSSLINLIADPATGKATALFWVALFAPLGIVMWLSFGINRISAGTAQMLFWLYAGLVGVQFSSLFLVYTGASIAQTFFAVAAAFMGLSLFGYTTKRDLSGMGTFLIMGVVGLFIALLINLFLRSPAMDMAISAIGVLLFAGLTAYDTQKIKSIYFQVAGHGEMMAKSAVMGALQLYLDFINMFLFLLRFMGDRR from the coding sequence ATGGCCATTTGGCAAGACCCGCGCAGCACTACCGGCCAGAATGCCGGTGTGAGCGCCGCAACGGTTGGCGTACCCGCCACCCGGGATGCGGGCCTTCGGTCGTACATGCTTAAAGTTTACAACTACATGGCGTCGGGCGTTCTGCTGACCGGCATCGTCGCCCTGTTGTTCGCCAACAGCAGCCTCATCAACCTGATCGCCGACCCGGCCACCGGCAAGGCGACAGCCCTGTTCTGGGTCGCACTGTTCGCGCCGCTTGGAATCGTGATGTGGCTGAGCTTCGGCATCAACCGGATCTCGGCCGGCACGGCGCAGATGCTGTTCTGGCTTTATGCCGGTTTGGTCGGCGTGCAGTTCTCCAGCCTGTTCCTGGTCTATACCGGTGCATCGATCGCGCAGACCTTCTTCGCGGTCGCGGCGGCGTTCATGGGGCTGAGCCTGTTCGGCTACACCACCAAGCGCGATCTTTCAGGCATGGGCACGTTCCTGATCATGGGCGTGGTCGGCCTGTTCATCGCGCTGCTGATCAACCTGTTCCTCCGCTCACCGGCGATGGACATGGCGATCAGCGCGATCGGCGTGCTGCTGTTCGCGGGCCTCACCGCCTACGACACGCAGAAGATCAAGAGCATCTACTTCCAGGTCGCAGGGCATGGCGAGATGATGGCCAAGAGCGCCGTGATGGGCGCGCTTCAGCTCTATCTCGACTTCATCAACATGTTCCTGTTCCTGCTGCGCTTCATGGGCGACCGCCGCTAA
- a CDS encoding potassium channel family protein translates to MFIQLVIATLMVLVTVIIHLVGLAVLVRILRSHSRLFQSPRILPISLLIGAAMGIVAIHTVEIWVYALLYDGIGAFRTFEEALYFSTVTYSTIGYGDVVMRREWRILGSIEGANGILMLGWSTAFLVSLLSQLRLLGHDWLSRGKD, encoded by the coding sequence GTGTTCATCCAGCTGGTCATCGCAACGCTGATGGTGCTCGTCACGGTGATCATTCACCTGGTGGGCCTGGCTGTCCTCGTCCGCATATTGCGTTCGCATTCGCGATTGTTCCAAAGCCCGCGCATCCTGCCGATTTCGCTGCTGATCGGGGCGGCGATGGGGATTGTCGCGATCCATACGGTCGAAATCTGGGTCTATGCCCTTCTCTACGACGGCATCGGCGCGTTTCGGACGTTCGAGGAAGCGCTCTATTTCTCGACGGTCACCTATTCGACCATCGGTTACGGCGACGTCGTCATGCGGCGGGAATGGAGGATCCTGGGTTCGATCGAGGGGGCAAACGGGATCCTGATGCTGGGCTGGTCGACAGCCTTTCTGGTATCCTTGCTCAGCCAGCTGCGCCTGCTTGGCCACGACTGGCTAAGCCGCGGTAAGGATTAG
- a CDS encoding glycosyltransferase gives MSKAPARSAAKKLPAVTIVIEWENAIDVEDKWTAAAMSALEREIASVAPRMAAKPRITYLYDTNAVEPGIIERTLEAVAPRLKDLADLEILPTDGLTYYKLKNFGISRAKTELSIMLDSDAAPQPGWLENLIKPFSDPEMMAVGGFTVLGADDFLSKTFALSWIFDLRSEREKTVKREKIHANNCAVRTDFFRENPFPDLPAFKKQCGFWLRDLSARGYQYTRTADAMTVHAPHPGYSFLVWRAWTMGLDRDYQAFQTATKSRLGRFAFAFKFFGGKVGKSWWRIWRNGDEVGLPVWQRPAAMLVSLGFYGIGLAGELGSAVARSFEPLPPPKPKAEARAKPASRKTVAA, from the coding sequence ATGTCGAAAGCCCCTGCCCGATCCGCCGCCAAGAAGCTCCCCGCCGTCACCATCGTGATCGAGTGGGAGAATGCCATCGACGTCGAAGACAAATGGACCGCCGCCGCGATGTCCGCGCTTGAACGTGAAATCGCGTCCGTTGCGCCCAGGATGGCCGCGAAGCCGCGCATCACTTACCTCTATGACACGAACGCCGTCGAGCCGGGCATCATCGAGCGCACGCTTGAGGCAGTCGCCCCCCGTCTCAAGGACCTCGCCGACCTTGAGATCCTGCCGACCGACGGGCTGACCTATTACAAGCTCAAGAATTTCGGCATCTCACGCGCCAAGACCGAGCTTTCGATCATGCTCGACAGCGACGCCGCGCCGCAGCCGGGCTGGCTCGAAAATCTCATCAAGCCCTTCTCCGATCCGGAAATGATGGCGGTCGGTGGTTTCACCGTGCTCGGCGCCGACGACTTCCTGTCCAAGACCTTCGCCCTGAGCTGGATCTTCGACCTCCGCTCGGAGCGCGAGAAGACCGTGAAGCGCGAGAAGATTCACGCCAACAATTGCGCGGTCCGGACCGATTTCTTCCGCGAGAACCCATTCCCCGATCTGCCGGCGTTCAAGAAGCAGTGCGGCTTCTGGCTTCGCGACCTCAGCGCGCGCGGCTACCAATATACCCGCACCGCCGACGCCATGACCGTCCACGCCCCCCACCCCGGCTACAGCTTCCTCGTCTGGCGCGCGTGGACGATGGGCCTCGACCGCGACTACCAGGCATTCCAGACCGCGACCAAGTCGCGCCTCGGCCGCTTCGCCTTCGCGTTCAAGTTCTTCGGCGGAAAGGTCGGCAAGAGCTGGTGGCGCATCTGGCGCAACGGCGACGAAGTCGGCCTCCCCGTCTGGCAGCGCCCCGCCGCGATGCTCGTCAGCCTCGGCTTCTACGGCATAGGCCTCGCCGGCGAGCTTGGCAGCGCCGTCGCCCGCAGCTTCGAACCCCTACCGCCGCCGAAGCCGAAGGCAGAAGCAAGAGCAAAGCCAGCGAGTCGAAAGACCGTGGCTGCCTGA
- a CDS encoding metallophosphoesterase: protein MVRLRRAVRVALAALATLLVIVGTPSLAQHPQRIVAVGDLHGDFQAWTAIARAAGLVDGHGHWAGGATVLVQDGDITDRGPDSLKIIRNLQQLQKEAPRKGGKVVVVLGNHEAMQLLGDFRYTTPGEYAAFVDDQSAARRDRVYELNKAAIEAAAHAKDPKLTPEAIRAQWLAETPLGWVEHKLAWAPSGELGKWAARNPAVVKISDTVFVHGGLSAEYAATGIDEINRRVAAAMAAADDTPASILTGPLGPLWYRGLTGRDPDAEAERPPATNATPRPTIDQELTAVLAATGAKRIVIGHTPILTGIAILNGGRLVRIDTGISRYYGGPLTWLEIVGDQLTPHTVGRPAP from the coding sequence GTGGTCCGTCTGAGGCGGGCTGTTCGTGTCGCACTAGCGGCGCTTGCCACCTTGCTCGTCATCGTCGGCACTCCCTCCCTCGCCCAGCACCCGCAGCGCATCGTCGCTGTCGGCGATCTTCACGGGGACTTTCAGGCGTGGACGGCCATTGCCCGCGCCGCCGGGCTGGTCGATGGGCACGGTCATTGGGCGGGCGGTGCGACCGTTCTTGTGCAGGATGGCGACATCACGGACCGCGGGCCGGACTCGCTCAAGATCATCCGCAACCTTCAGCAGCTGCAGAAAGAGGCGCCGCGCAAGGGCGGAAAGGTCGTCGTCGTCCTCGGCAACCATGAGGCAATGCAGCTGCTCGGCGACTTTCGCTACACGACGCCAGGCGAATATGCCGCGTTCGTCGACGACCAGTCTGCCGCCCGCCGCGACCGCGTCTACGAACTCAACAAGGCGGCCATCGAAGCTGCGGCGCACGCCAAGGACCCCAAGCTCACGCCCGAGGCCATCCGAGCGCAGTGGCTCGCGGAGACCCCGCTCGGCTGGGTAGAGCACAAGCTTGCCTGGGCGCCTTCGGGCGAGCTCGGCAAATGGGCGGCCCGCAACCCGGCAGTCGTGAAGATCAGCGACACGGTCTTCGTCCACGGTGGCCTCAGCGCCGAATATGCCGCCACGGGAATCGACGAGATCAACCGTCGCGTCGCAGCCGCCATGGCCGCTGCCGACGACACGCCGGCCTCCATTCTCACCGGTCCGCTAGGCCCGCTCTGGTACCGAGGCCTCACGGGCCGTGATCCCGACGCGGAGGCCGAGCGCCCGCCAGCGACCAACGCCACGCCGCGCCCGACCATCGATCAGGAACTGACGGCCGTTCTCGCCGCCACCGGCGCCAAGCGCATCGTCATCGGCCACACACCGATCCTCACCGGCATCGCCATCCTCAATGGCGGCCGCCTAGTTCGCATCGATACCGGCATCTCCCGTTACTACGGCGGCCCGCTGACCTGGCTGGAGATCGTCGGCGATCAGCTTACTCCGCATACCGTTGGGAGGCCGGCGCCATGA
- a CDS encoding DUF4956 domain-containing protein: protein MRATKLLAKLTVYFAVIGIAVFAAIKIWPAVLNWLPIGGVEQLISNPTKNPLQASEAVRAAHVNNLGQSLFWLAVALVSSLLLSLPVSWVYMGIRNDDEYDQSLINTIIVLPMVVTGIVIIVQNSLALAFSLAGIAGAVRFRNSLKSSGDALFILLAVAIGLSAGIGAVELAALVTIAFTYTFVGLWMTEYGERAGMKRFLSDYNPDNHPEAVAVATVVVETGDTKPAS, encoded by the coding sequence ATGCGCGCGACGAAGCTCCTTGCGAAGCTCACCGTCTATTTTGCCGTCATTGGCATCGCCGTGTTCGCGGCGATCAAAATCTGGCCGGCGGTGCTGAACTGGCTGCCGATCGGCGGCGTCGAACAGCTCATATCGAACCCGACCAAGAACCCGCTGCAGGCGAGCGAGGCAGTGCGCGCGGCGCACGTCAACAATTTGGGGCAGAGCCTGTTCTGGCTGGCGGTGGCCTTGGTGTCGTCGCTGCTGCTCTCGCTGCCGGTCAGCTGGGTCTACATGGGGATCCGCAACGACGACGAATATGACCAGTCGCTGATCAACACGATCATCGTGCTGCCGATGGTCGTCACCGGCATCGTTATTATCGTCCAGAACTCGCTGGCCCTGGCGTTTTCGCTGGCCGGCATCGCGGGTGCGGTGCGGTTCAGGAATTCGCTGAAGAGTTCGGGCGACGCGCTGTTCATCCTGCTCGCGGTGGCGATTGGGCTATCGGCGGGCATCGGCGCGGTCGAGCTGGCGGCGCTCGTCACGATCGCCTTCACCTACACCTTCGTCGGGCTGTGGATGACCGAATATGGCGAGCGCGCGGGGATGAAGCGCTTCCTCAGCGACTATAATCCCGACAACCACCCCGAGGCCGTCGCGGTGGCGACCGTGGTCGTCGAGACGGGCGATACCAAGCCCGCTAGCTGA
- the ppk2 gene encoding polyphosphate kinase 2, whose amino-acid sequence MSGKTKLGEKEYEDLLKPMAKELSAMARWVSETGQRMVVIFEGRDTAGKGGSIDMFARILNPRQCRIAALPSPNERERTQWYFQRYVEHFPAEGEIVLFDRSWYNRAGVEPVMGFCTPEETDAFLRSVPEFERQFVDDGILFFKYWLTCDQEVQEDRFQNRLKNPTKRWKLSPIDIQARKHYDDYTDAREKMLAATHTDYAPWTLVDFNDQPVGRLTLLRDLLDRVPDTELPLDDIEWPPLPHEPSKERFTVLEPIPNYPIEQDEKHHKHHGDKHLEFKDD is encoded by the coding sequence ATGAGCGGGAAGACCAAGCTTGGCGAGAAGGAATATGAAGATCTTCTGAAGCCGATGGCCAAGGAGCTTAGCGCCATGGCGCGCTGGGTGTCCGAGACGGGGCAGCGGATGGTTGTCATTTTCGAAGGGCGCGACACCGCCGGCAAGGGCGGGTCGATCGACATGTTCGCAAGGATCCTCAATCCGCGCCAGTGCCGGATTGCGGCACTTCCGAGCCCGAACGAGCGCGAGCGCACGCAATGGTATTTCCAGCGCTACGTCGAGCATTTCCCGGCCGAAGGCGAGATCGTGCTGTTCGATCGCAGCTGGTACAATCGCGCGGGCGTCGAGCCGGTCATGGGTTTCTGCACGCCCGAGGAGACCGACGCTTTCCTCCGTTCGGTTCCGGAGTTCGAGCGGCAGTTCGTGGACGACGGAATCCTCTTCTTCAAATATTGGCTGACCTGCGACCAGGAGGTGCAGGAAGACCGTTTCCAGAACCGATTGAAGAACCCGACGAAGCGCTGGAAGCTGTCGCCGATCGATATCCAGGCACGCAAGCATTACGACGACTACACCGATGCACGCGAGAAGATGCTGGCGGCGACGCACACGGACTATGCGCCGTGGACTTTGGTGGACTTCAACGACCAGCCAGTCGGGCGACTGACGCTTCTTCGCGACCTTCTCGACCGGGTGCCGGACACCGAGCTACCGCTGGACGACATCGAATGGCCGCCGTTGCCGCATGAGCCTTCGAAGGAGCGTTTCACGGTGCTCGAGCCGATCCCGAACTACCCGATCGAGCAAGACGAAAAGCACCACAAGCATCACGGCGACAAGCACCTTGAGTTCAAGGACGACTGA
- the thpR gene encoding RNA 2',3'-cyclic phosphodiesterase codes for MRYGLAMHRLFVAIRPPEPIRDLLIDAMDDSPDFRWQDEEQLHITLRFVGEVDRPVADDLAGALTQVHADRFELRIKAVGRFEQRSSGALWAGVEPKEPLAALAAKVERVCQQIGLEPERRAFHPHITLARWKGRCSREVAVYLDRNRALASDPFEVDGFTLFESRLSKHGAHYEEVARYELS; via the coding sequence ATGCGTTATGGGCTGGCTATGCACCGGCTGTTCGTCGCGATCCGACCGCCCGAACCGATCCGCGATCTGCTGATCGACGCGATGGATGATAGCCCCGATTTCCGCTGGCAGGACGAAGAGCAATTGCACATCACCTTGCGTTTCGTGGGCGAGGTCGATCGCCCGGTTGCCGATGATCTGGCCGGCGCGCTCACCCAGGTGCACGCCGATCGCTTTGAGCTCCGCATCAAAGCCGTAGGCCGTTTCGAGCAACGCTCCAGCGGCGCCCTATGGGCAGGCGTAGAACCCAAAGAGCCGCTCGCCGCGCTGGCCGCCAAGGTCGAGCGCGTCTGCCAGCAGATCGGCCTCGAACCCGAACGCCGCGCCTTCCATCCGCACATCACCCTCGCGCGCTGGAAGGGACGCTGCAGCCGCGAGGTCGCCGTCTATCTCGACCGAAACCGCGCTCTCGCCTCCGACCCGTTCGAGGTCGACGGCTTCACCCTCTTCGAAAGCCGGCTGTCAAAGCACGGCGCTCATTACGAGGAAGTCGCCCGCTACGAGTTGAGCTGA